Within the Nitrospiria bacterium genome, the region CGTCAAGTTGTTGGGTGCCCTGGGTGGCACCAATCGGCTTTTTGTCGATTCTCGCAAGGGCTGGGTGAAAGTAGACCATGTCCAATGGCGTTTTGGGGTATCCTATTTCTATGCGAATGGTCGCAATAACTTGTTTTTGGTTGTACCCAGTGGGGGTGGGAAACTCGTGGATCAGCACCCACCGGGAACCGTCCACGAGAGTCTCCCAAGCCAACCCATAGTCCTCGAGGAACTTCAAATCTTCTGGCAGCAGATCGAACTGGCGGCGGAGGGTCACGTCGTCCCCTCCGTCTGGTCGCACGGCAGTGCTTTGAACTTTTCCACTCCAGGCCTCCGGAGATCCACCCGCCCGTCAAGTTCCACCTTCTGGGGATGCTG harbors:
- a CDS encoding E2/UBC family protein, with the protein product MTLRRQFDLLPEDLKFLEDYGLAWETLVDGSRWVLIHEFPTPTGYNQKQVIATIRIEIGYPKTPLDMVYFHPALARIDKKPIGATQGTQQLDGKVFQRWSRHRTNINPWLVGQDNLGTHIILVEDWLEREFEK